One window of Hymenobacter sp. BRD128 genomic DNA carries:
- a CDS encoding sensor histidine kinase, whose amino-acid sequence MNKLLVIAFSFGYLALLFGVAYAAERRSAARKSLVANPYVYALSMAVYCTAWAYYGSVGRAAHQGLSFVGIYLGPGLLAPAWWLVLRKIIRVCRQQRLTSIADFISARYGKSASLGALVTAVCVLGVVPYIALQIKAIASSFVVLTGGDQGAGASGAALFAAGVLAAFTVLFGVRSVEATERHEGVVLAVALESLVKLLAFLLLGGFVTFGLFGGFAEVFDQAAGVPALRQLFTLQGTGTSGAEWLTLLILSMSAVLLLPRQFQVAVVENVDENHLRKAMWLFPLYLLIINIFVLPIAFGGMLRLGGRGFDADTFVLALPLATGHSWLALLTYLGGLSAASSMIIVETIALSVMMSNHLLMPLLVRVPAARPEGQRRWFAYLGRVALTSRRLAVVLVLALAYGYYAGVGRQLPLVNTGLVSFAAVAQFLPAVLGGLYWKGGTRRGATLGILAGFAIWFFTLVVPTLVGPGRLPVSLLSDGVGGLGWLRPGALFGLDGLDYLSHGLFWSWFFNIGLYVGLSLAWPPTALELRQADVFVDVFRRRSLAEEIAGWQGRTPLPDVRALLLGFLGKKRTNQALRAFAERFPDALPAADPGAAAPAAGSPAPIPPADPRLLTYAEKLLAGTLGPASARLLLASVAGAEQISYDNVVGILRESQQLLEANRQLQKQRRQLQRLTDELRQAYQQLQELDMQKDEFLYTVTHELRTPLTSIRALAEILADNPELEVEERERFQLTISREAERLTRLISLVLDLEKFESGQASLDRTPLVLAEVVQEAAEAVAQLARERGTELRVEVPASLPLLPADRDRLMQVLINLLSNAIKATVPGRPGHIAVLAWPAADALLLCVEDNGKGIALAEQHQIFDKFFQAHHQTMRKPEGSGLGLAITKKIVELHQGRIWVESAPELGARFFIELPLAVPARAVAPFSPSFSL is encoded by the coding sequence GTGAATAAGCTGCTCGTCATCGCGTTTTCGTTCGGCTACCTGGCCCTGCTTTTCGGCGTTGCCTACGCCGCCGAGCGGCGCTCGGCCGCGCGCAAAAGCCTGGTGGCCAACCCCTACGTGTATGCCCTGAGCATGGCGGTGTACTGCACCGCCTGGGCCTACTACGGCTCGGTGGGGCGGGCGGCGCACCAGGGGCTCAGCTTTGTGGGCATTTACCTGGGGCCGGGGCTGCTGGCGCCGGCGTGGTGGCTGGTGCTGCGCAAGATAATTCGGGTGTGCCGGCAGCAGCGCCTCACTTCCATTGCCGACTTCATCTCGGCCCGCTACGGCAAAAGTGCCAGCCTGGGCGCGCTGGTTACGGCGGTGTGCGTGCTTGGCGTGGTACCCTACATCGCGCTGCAAATCAAGGCCATTGCCAGCTCGTTTGTGGTGCTCACGGGCGGCGACCAGGGGGCGGGGGCTAGCGGCGCGGCGCTGTTTGCGGCCGGGGTGCTGGCCGCGTTCACGGTGCTGTTCGGGGTGCGCTCAGTCGAGGCCACCGAGCGGCACGAGGGCGTGGTGCTGGCCGTGGCCCTCGAAAGCCTCGTGAAGCTGCTGGCGTTTCTGCTGCTAGGGGGCTTCGTCACGTTTGGGCTGTTTGGGGGCTTTGCCGAGGTGTTTGACCAGGCGGCGGGGGTGCCAGCGCTGCGCCAGCTTTTTACCCTGCAAGGGACCGGCACCAGCGGGGCCGAGTGGCTCACGCTACTTATCCTTAGCATGTCGGCAGTGCTGCTGCTGCCGCGCCAGTTTCAGGTGGCCGTGGTCGAGAACGTGGACGAAAACCACCTGCGCAAGGCCATGTGGCTGTTTCCGCTCTACCTGCTCATTATCAACATCTTCGTGCTGCCCATTGCTTTTGGCGGCATGCTGCGGCTCGGCGGCCGGGGCTTCGACGCCGATACCTTCGTGCTGGCGTTGCCGCTGGCTACGGGGCATTCGTGGCTAGCCCTGCTCACGTACCTGGGGGGCCTCTCGGCGGCCAGCAGCATGATTATCGTCGAAACCATTGCCCTGAGCGTGATGATGAGCAACCACTTGCTGATGCCCTTGCTGGTGCGGGTGCCGGCCGCCCGGCCCGAAGGCCAGCGGCGCTGGTTTGCCTACCTGGGCCGGGTGGCCCTCACGAGCCGGCGGCTGGCCGTGGTGCTGGTGCTGGCCCTGGCCTACGGCTACTACGCCGGGGTGGGCCGGCAGCTGCCGCTCGTCAATACCGGGCTGGTGTCGTTTGCGGCAGTGGCGCAGTTTCTGCCCGCCGTGCTGGGCGGGCTGTACTGGAAGGGTGGCACCCGGCGCGGGGCCACGCTAGGCATTCTGGCGGGGTTTGCCATCTGGTTTTTCACGCTGGTGGTGCCCACGCTGGTGGGGCCGGGGCGCCTGCCGGTGAGCCTGCTCAGCGACGGGGTGGGGGGGCTGGGCTGGCTGCGGCCGGGCGCGCTGTTTGGGCTCGATGGCCTCGATTATTTGTCGCACGGGCTGTTCTGGAGCTGGTTTTTCAACATCGGGCTCTACGTAGGCTTGTCGCTGGCCTGGCCACCCACGGCCCTGGAGCTGCGCCAGGCCGACGTGTTTGTCGATGTGTTTCGGCGCCGCAGCCTGGCCGAAGAAATTGCCGGCTGGCAGGGCCGCACGCCCTTGCCCGACGTGCGCGCGCTGCTGCTCGGCTTTCTGGGGAAGAAGCGTACCAACCAGGCACTGCGCGCCTTCGCCGAGCGCTTTCCCGATGCCCTGCCGGCCGCCGACCCTGGTGCCGCCGCGCCGGCCGCCGGCAGCCCGGCCCCCATTCCGCCCGCCGACCCGCGCCTGCTCACCTACGCCGAAAAGCTGCTGGCCGGCACGCTCGGCCCGGCCTCGGCCCGCCTGCTGCTGGCCTCGGTGGCGGGGGCCGAGCAAATTAGCTACGACAACGTGGTGGGAATTCTCAGGGAAAGCCAGCAATTGCTCGAAGCCAACCGCCAGCTGCAAAAGCAGCGCCGCCAGCTGCAGCGCCTCACCGACGAGCTGCGCCAGGCCTACCAGCAGCTGCAGGAGCTGGATATGCAGAAAGACGAGTTTCTGTACACCGTAACCCACGAGCTGCGCACGCCGCTCACCAGCATCCGCGCCCTGGCCGAAATTTTGGCCGACAACCCCGAGCTGGAGGTGGAAGAGCGCGAGCGCTTCCAGCTCACCATCAGCCGCGAGGCCGAGCGCCTCACCCGCCTTATTTCGCTGGTGCTCGATTTGGAGAAATTTGAGAGCGGCCAGGCTAGCCTCGACCGCACGCCCCTGGTCCTGGCCGAGGTAGTGCAGGAGGCCGCCGAGGCCGTGGCCCAGCTAGCCCGCGAGCGCGGCACCGAGCTGCGCGTGGAGGTGCCGGCTAGCCTGCCGCTGCTGCCCGCCGACCGCGACCGCCTGATGCAGGTGCTCATCAATTTGCTTTCCAATGCCATCAAGGCCACCGTGCCGGGCCGGCCGGGGCACATTGCGGTGCTGGCCTGGCCCGCCGCCGATGCCCTGCTGCTGTGCGTGGAAGACAACGGCAAGGGCATTGCCCTGGCCGAGCAGCATCAGATATTCGACAAGTTTTTTCAGGCCCACCACCAGACCATGCGCAAGCCCGAGGGCTCGGGCCTGGGCCTGGCCATTACCAAAAAAATAGTGGAGTTGCACCAGGGCCGCATCTGGGTCGAGAGTGCCCCCGAGCTAGGAGCCCGCTTCTTTATTGAGCTGCCGCTGGCCGTGCCCGCGCGGGCGGTGGCTCCCTTTTCTCCGTCCTTTTCGCTATGA
- a CDS encoding response regulator transcription factor, whose product MTAPAILLVDDEPNIVMSLEFLMRKNGYQVGIARNGTEALAAINQTPYDLVLLDVMMPDVDGYQVCRQLRQRPDRTATKVIFLSAKSQPADVQKGYDAGADLYIPKPFSTRQLMQKVRELLGDAARTL is encoded by the coding sequence ATGACTGCGCCCGCTATCTTACTGGTTGATGATGAGCCGAATATTGTCATGTCCTTGGAGTTTTTGATGCGCAAGAATGGCTACCAGGTTGGCATTGCCCGCAACGGCACCGAGGCCCTGGCCGCCATCAATCAAACGCCCTACGACCTCGTGCTACTCGATGTGATGATGCCCGATGTGGACGGCTACCAAGTGTGCCGCCAGCTGCGCCAGCGCCCCGACCGCACGGCCACCAAAGTCATCTTTCTCTCGGCCAAAAGCCAGCCCGCCGACGTACAAAAGGGCTACGACGCCGGCGCCGACCTCTACATTCCTAAGCCCTTCAGCACCCGCCAGCTCATGCAAAAAGTGCGCGAGCTGCTGGGCGATGCAGCGCGGACGTTGTAG
- the acs gene encoding acetate--CoA ligase gives MSAIRTRTLEEYHADYTQSIEDPDAFWAAAAEPFTWRKKWDTVRGGEFSPAGTSTWYAGATLNLTENCLDRHLASRANKLAIIFEPNDPKTRHLRLTYRELHEQVCQFANVLKKNGVRKGDRVALYVPMIPLLAVATLACARIGAVHSVVFAGFSASAIADRINDADAVCVITADGLNRGAKQIPVKSVVDEALANCPSVQRVIVIEHTGWPVQLQAGRDVWYHDEVKDVEKDCPAEEMQAEDPLFILYTSGSTGKPKGVVHTQAGYMVWADYTFRNVFQIEENDVYWCTADIGWVTGHTYALYGPLLAGCTTLLFEGVPTFPSPGRFWEVIDKHHVTAFYTAPTAIRSLMAAPLDHVLAYSLSSLRVLGSVGEPINEEAWHWYHQHVGKGRCPIVDTWWQTETGGIMISAMAGITPSVPARAGLPLPGVQPVLLNQDGTKIEGNDQEGYLAIKASWPGVIRTTWGDHERCRQTYFQPYPGYYFTGDGARRDENGLYRIIGRVDDVINVSGHRFGTAEIENAINESEYVVESAVVGYPHEVKGQGIYAYVICQHGLPTTDIEIQKTEASIIEAVVAAIGRIAKPDKIQLVSGLPKTRSGKIMRRILRKVAEGETSNLGDTTTLLDPLIVDEIVAGRK, from the coding sequence ATGTCTGCCATTCGCACGCGCACTCTGGAAGAGTACCACGCCGATTACACCCAATCTATTGAAGACCCCGATGCCTTTTGGGCCGCTGCCGCCGAGCCCTTCACCTGGCGCAAAAAGTGGGATACCGTGCGCGGCGGCGAGTTTTCGCCGGCTGGCACCAGCACCTGGTACGCCGGCGCCACGCTCAACCTCACCGAGAACTGCCTCGACCGCCACCTGGCCAGCCGCGCCAACAAGCTAGCCATCATCTTCGAGCCCAACGACCCGAAGACGCGCCACCTGCGCCTCACCTACCGCGAGCTGCACGAGCAGGTGTGCCAGTTTGCCAACGTGCTGAAAAAGAACGGGGTGCGCAAGGGCGACCGCGTGGCCCTCTACGTGCCCATGATACCGCTGCTGGCCGTGGCCACCCTGGCCTGCGCCCGCATCGGGGCGGTGCACTCAGTGGTATTCGCTGGCTTCTCGGCCTCGGCCATTGCCGACCGCATCAACGACGCCGATGCCGTGTGCGTCATCACGGCCGACGGCCTGAACCGGGGCGCCAAGCAAATACCCGTGAAGAGTGTGGTGGACGAGGCGCTGGCGAACTGCCCTAGCGTGCAGCGCGTCATCGTTATCGAGCACACGGGCTGGCCGGTGCAGTTGCAAGCCGGCCGCGACGTGTGGTACCACGACGAGGTGAAGGACGTGGAGAAAGACTGCCCCGCCGAGGAAATGCAGGCCGAAGACCCGCTGTTCATCCTCTACACTTCGGGCAGCACCGGCAAGCCCAAGGGCGTGGTGCACACCCAGGCCGGCTACATGGTGTGGGCCGACTACACGTTCCGCAACGTGTTCCAAATCGAGGAAAACGACGTCTACTGGTGCACCGCCGACATCGGCTGGGTTACGGGCCACACCTACGCCCTCTACGGGCCGCTGCTGGCCGGCTGCACCACGCTCTTGTTTGAGGGCGTGCCCACGTTCCCATCGCCGGGTCGGTTTTGGGAAGTCATTGACAAGCACCACGTTACGGCGTTTTATACCGCGCCTACGGCCATCCGCTCGCTCATGGCCGCACCCCTCGACCACGTGCTGGCCTACTCGCTCAGCAGCCTGCGCGTGCTAGGGTCGGTGGGCGAGCCCATCAACGAGGAAGCCTGGCACTGGTACCACCAGCACGTGGGCAAAGGCCGCTGCCCCATCGTGGACACCTGGTGGCAAACCGAAACCGGCGGCATCATGATTTCGGCGATGGCCGGCATTACACCCAGCGTGCCCGCTAGGGCCGGCCTGCCGCTGCCCGGCGTGCAGCCCGTGCTGCTCAACCAGGATGGCACCAAAATCGAGGGCAACGACCAGGAAGGCTACCTGGCCATCAAAGCGAGCTGGCCGGGTGTTATCCGCACTACCTGGGGCGACCACGAGCGCTGCCGTCAGACGTATTTTCAGCCTTATCCCGGCTACTACTTCACCGGCGACGGCGCCCGGCGCGACGAAAACGGCCTCTACCGCATCATCGGGCGCGTCGACGACGTGATAAACGTGAGCGGCCACCGCTTCGGCACCGCCGAAATCGAGAATGCCATCAACGAAAGCGAGTACGTGGTGGAAAGCGCCGTGGTCGGCTACCCGCACGAGGTGAAGGGCCAGGGCATCTACGCCTACGTCATTTGCCAGCACGGCCTGCCCACCACCGATATCGAGATTCAGAAAACGGAGGCTAGCATCATCGAAGCCGTGGTGGCCGCCATCGGCCGCATCGCCAAGCCCGATAAGATTCAGCTGGTGAGCGGCCTGCCCAAAACCCGCTCGGGCAAAATCATGCGCCGCATCCTGCGCAAAGTGGCCGAAGGCGAAACGTCGAACCTGGGCGACACAACCACGCTGCTCGACCCGCTGATTGTGGACGAGATTGTGGCGGGCAGGAAGTAA
- the fahA gene encoding fumarylacetoacetase, with product MPASPANDPSLRSWIDIRPTDDFPIQNLPFGVMEVPEWGPRLAVAIGGYALDLYACAQLGYFDSLAADVPALGAALPKVFRRRSLNAFLRLGPAAWRAVRERVSELLRHDNPALRDNELAVRTCLLRQRDVTMLRPVKPTNYVDFYSSLEHATNVGVLFRPDNPLLPNWRHLPIAYHGRANSIVVSGTPVRRPSGQYRLAGQETPVFGPTQQLDFELETAFIVGQGTAQGTTVPLAEAESHIFGLVLFNDWSARDIQSWEYQPLGPFLGKNFASSVSPWVVTLDALEPFRVAGPAQEPQPLPYLQETGAHHFDIELEVLIQPAGATAAPFVISRTNMRHLYWTMAQQLTHHASNGCPLDAGDIYASGTISGPTPGSLGSLLELTQRGTQPLNLSDNLQLGFLRDGDTVILRGFAERNGLRIGLGEVSGTVLGPA from the coding sequence ATGCCTGCTTCGCCCGCCAACGACCCTAGCCTGCGCTCCTGGATTGACATCCGGCCAACCGACGATTTTCCGATTCAAAACCTACCCTTCGGAGTGATGGAGGTACCCGAGTGGGGCCCGCGCCTGGCGGTGGCCATCGGCGGCTACGCCTTGGATTTGTACGCCTGCGCACAGCTAGGGTACTTCGACAGCCTGGCGGCCGATGTGCCCGCGCTGGGCGCGGCGCTGCCCAAGGTGTTTCGGCGGCGCTCGCTCAATGCGTTTTTGCGGCTGGGGCCGGCGGCGTGGCGGGCCGTGCGCGAGCGCGTAAGCGAGCTCCTGCGCCACGACAACCCCGCCCTGCGCGACAACGAACTGGCCGTGCGCACCTGCTTGCTACGCCAGCGCGATGTGACCATGCTGCGCCCGGTGAAGCCCACTAACTACGTCGATTTTTACAGCAGCCTGGAACACGCCACCAACGTAGGCGTCCTGTTTCGGCCCGATAACCCGCTGCTGCCCAACTGGCGGCACCTGCCCATCGCCTACCACGGCCGGGCCAACTCCATCGTGGTGAGCGGCACGCCCGTGCGCCGGCCCAGCGGCCAGTATAGGCTAGCCGGGCAGGAAACGCCGGTTTTTGGCCCCACCCAGCAGCTCGATTTTGAGCTGGAAACCGCCTTCATCGTGGGCCAGGGCACCGCGCAGGGCACTACAGTACCCCTAGCCGAGGCCGAGAGTCACATCTTTGGCCTCGTGCTGTTTAATGATTGGAGCGCCCGCGATATTCAGAGCTGGGAGTACCAGCCGCTAGGGCCTTTTCTGGGCAAGAATTTCGCCAGCAGCGTTTCGCCCTGGGTCGTCACGCTCGATGCGCTGGAGCCTTTCCGGGTGGCCGGGCCGGCGCAGGAGCCGCAGCCCCTGCCCTACCTGCAAGAAACAGGGGCGCATCATTTCGACATTGAACTCGAAGTGCTGATTCAGCCGGCTGGTGCCACGGCGGCGCCGTTCGTTATCAGCCGCACCAATATGAGGCACCTCTATTGGACCATGGCTCAGCAGCTGACGCACCACGCCAGCAACGGCTGCCCGCTCGACGCGGGCGACATTTATGCTTCGGGCACTATCAGCGGCCCCACACCCGGCTCGCTAGGCTCGCTGCTGGAGCTAACGCAGCGCGGCACCCAGCCGCTCAACCTATCGGACAATTTGCAGCTCGGCTTCTTGCGCGACGGCGATACGGTCATTCTGCGCGGCTTTGCCGAAAGGAATGGCCTGCGTATTGGGCTAGGCGAGGTGAGCGGCACGGTATTAGGGCCGGCCTAG
- a CDS encoding NifU family protein: MDSVLSRVEQALDSLRPYLATDGGNVRVAEITDAGVLKLEWEGACGACPMSPMTRAGLEDTVRKAVPEITAVEAR, encoded by the coding sequence ATGGATTCTGTTTTGTCCCGCGTCGAGCAAGCCCTTGATTCTCTGCGTCCTTACCTGGCCACGGATGGCGGCAACGTGCGCGTGGCCGAAATAACCGATGCTGGCGTATTGAAGCTGGAGTGGGAAGGTGCCTGCGGCGCCTGCCCCATGTCGCCGATGACGCGCGCCGGCCTCGAAGACACCGTGCGCAAGGCCGTGCCCGAAATCACGGCCGTGGAGGCCCGCTAG
- a CDS encoding Mrp/NBP35 family ATP-binding protein, which produces MPEITIEAVRHALSFVEEPDLGQDLITLNMVEDIKVDGRTVSFTVVLTTPACPLKQLIHDACERAVHTMVDKDANVVIQMTSRVTTMRNNNTILPGVKNIIAIASGKGGVGKSTVTANLAVALAAAGAKVGLIDADISGPSMPTMFGVEDARPHVYQTPAGKNLIEPIIKYGVKLMSIGFLAPSEHAIVWRGPMASSALKQFITEVDWGELDYLLLDLPPGTSDIHLTMVQTVPVTGAIIVTTPQPVALMDAQKGLQMFRQPQINVPVLGIIENMAWFTPAELPDNKYYIFGEGGGQRLATKHDVPLLGQLPLIQAVREAGDEGRPAVLADVNSPAAATFRDLAESLARQVSIRNNVAPKTSVVQMNS; this is translated from the coding sequence ATGCCTGAGATAACGATAGAAGCCGTCCGCCACGCCCTGAGCTTCGTGGAAGAGCCCGACCTGGGACAGGATTTGATTACCCTTAACATGGTGGAAGACATCAAGGTAGACGGCCGCACGGTGTCGTTTACCGTGGTGCTCACCACGCCCGCCTGTCCGCTCAAGCAGCTCATCCACGACGCCTGCGAGCGCGCCGTGCACACGATGGTGGACAAAGACGCCAACGTGGTGATTCAGATGACCTCGCGCGTGACCACCATGCGCAACAACAACACCATTTTGCCCGGCGTGAAGAACATCATCGCCATTGCCTCGGGCAAGGGCGGCGTGGGCAAAAGCACCGTCACGGCCAACCTAGCGGTGGCCCTGGCCGCCGCCGGCGCCAAGGTGGGCCTCATCGACGCCGATATTTCGGGGCCGAGCATGCCCACCATGTTTGGGGTGGAAGATGCCCGGCCGCACGTGTACCAGACGCCGGCCGGCAAGAACCTCATCGAGCCGATTATTAAGTACGGCGTGAAGCTAATGAGCATCGGCTTTCTGGCCCCCAGCGAGCACGCCATTGTGTGGCGCGGACCGATGGCCTCGTCGGCGCTCAAGCAGTTTATTACGGAAGTAGACTGGGGCGAGCTCGACTACCTGCTGCTCGACCTGCCGCCCGGCACCTCCGACATTCACCTCACGATGGTACAAACCGTGCCCGTGACCGGCGCCATCATCGTGACCACCCCGCAGCCCGTGGCGCTGATGGATGCCCAGAAGGGCTTACAGATGTTTCGCCAGCCACAGATTAACGTGCCGGTGCTGGGCATTATCGAGAATATGGCGTGGTTTACGCCGGCCGAACTACCTGACAACAAGTATTATATCTTTGGCGAGGGCGGCGGCCAGCGGCTGGCCACCAAGCACGACGTGCCGCTGCTGGGCCAGCTGCCGCTGATTCAGGCGGTGCGCGAGGCCGGCGACGAAGGCCGCCCGGCCGTGCTGGCTGATGTAAATTCGCCGGCGGCGGCCACCTTCCGCGACCTGGCCGAAAGCCTGGCCCGGCAGGTGAGCATTCGCAACAACGTGGCCCCTAAAACCAGCGTTGTGCAGATGAACAGCTAA
- a CDS encoding metallophosphoesterase — translation MHWTRRKFIKAGLLTMAIIGLIDSVWVEKFFIETNEFFLGSSEGGVSSIKVVQLSDLHIQSVNYQLRQLAKRLNTLKPDLILITGDAVDKTEKLHVLDKFLGLINLDIKKVAILGNWEYWGHVNLEALKQIYNSNNCDLLINESKRYAFNKKTIAITGVDDYVGGRADIAAALESYQQSDFHIVLNHCPEYSDRIFELSGKKQPINFILAGHTHGGQVNIFGYVPFTPQGSGRYLKGWYEDGTKKMYVSKGIGTSILPVRFMARAEIAIFNLAT, via the coding sequence ATGCATTGGACAAGAAGAAAATTTATTAAGGCCGGACTATTGACGATGGCTATAATAGGACTAATAGATTCAGTATGGGTCGAGAAGTTCTTCATCGAAACGAACGAGTTTTTTCTTGGTTCTTCAGAAGGCGGAGTATCTAGTATTAAAGTTGTCCAGCTATCAGATTTGCATATACAATCTGTGAATTATCAGTTGCGGCAACTTGCTAAGCGATTGAATACGTTAAAGCCAGACCTTATCCTTATTACTGGTGACGCAGTCGATAAGACAGAGAAACTACACGTCTTGGATAAATTTCTTGGGCTCATCAATCTTGATATTAAAAAGGTAGCAATACTTGGTAATTGGGAGTACTGGGGACACGTGAATCTGGAGGCGCTAAAGCAGATTTACAATAGTAATAACTGCGATTTATTAATTAACGAGTCTAAACGTTACGCTTTTAATAAGAAAACAATAGCCATAACGGGTGTTGATGACTACGTAGGTGGGCGTGCAGACATAGCTGCTGCATTAGAATCATACCAGCAAAGCGATTTTCATATCGTGCTGAATCACTGCCCAGAATATAGCGACAGGATTTTTGAGCTAAGCGGTAAAAAACAGCCTATTAATTTTATTCTGGCTGGCCATACGCATGGTGGGCAAGTAAATATTTTCGGTTACGTGCCATTCACCCCACAAGGAAGTGGTAGATATTTAAAAGGTTGGTATGAGGATGGTACGAAGAAAATGTACGTGTCGAAAGGTATAGGAACGAGTATCTTACCTGTACGCTTCATGGCGCGGGCCGAAATCGCAATATTCAACTTAGCGACCTAA
- a CDS encoding glycoside hydrolase family 2 protein → MDDLTHANYGLSAPPEANTTEEVDNSLPRAVLRSGTHFLLDGTWRFGLDPDDAGLIEEWFEGHDYRYTAQWPGSIEEHIVQAHANEASTGWQDKVVAWYEREFPLPEVASSGSGNSRSLIQLTFGACGYETRVWLNGKLLRTIEGEDVHYGEYTSFTYELPEADLHLANRLTVRIADTMDAETTRGKQESHVYKRGGIWYQTHSGAVRSVWLEAVERNRLRSRVGVVSTIEDQLVRFNLTIRIHDAGDYTVRLQVFEPDAAPTDAPLASSDFPMRLAAGQQEQRFSLEVPGAEVWCPENPHRYRLVAQLIDSTNYSAQIEARFGLRKIEARGRKVYLNNEPIYLDGILYQPGTATFAEMQRHMHAMKKLGCNLVRVHIAGIDPRIYNLADELGLLLWVEVPSPHSSTPRSRENHRAELLRMLSLMETHPSIIIWSLYNEDWGAQDIATNPATQRYIVQMYNFMQLAHPQFLVIDNDGWHHISDRGALKSDLLTAHLYTPDLGRWRELLDRLIHGELEGTAAFPLVVGDPYFYRGQRPLLVSEWGGFGFSDYGGPADAEARTNSIRDFKRELRARPIAGDVYTQATNIEDERNGLIGFHSGELEVPAGLLHSEPGQPG, encoded by the coding sequence ATGGACGACCTCACGCACGCTAATTACGGCCTCTCGGCCCCGCCCGAAGCCAATACTACCGAAGAAGTAGATAACTCGCTGCCGCGCGCCGTGCTGCGCTCGGGCACGCATTTTCTGCTCGACGGTACCTGGCGCTTTGGCCTCGACCCCGACGACGCGGGCCTCATCGAAGAGTGGTTTGAAGGCCACGACTACCGCTACACGGCCCAGTGGCCGGGCTCGATTGAGGAGCATATTGTGCAGGCCCACGCCAATGAGGCCAGCACCGGCTGGCAGGATAAGGTAGTGGCCTGGTACGAGCGCGAGTTTCCGCTGCCCGAGGTGGCTAGCAGTGGCAGCGGCAATTCGCGCTCGCTCATTCAGCTCACCTTCGGGGCCTGCGGCTACGAAACGCGGGTGTGGCTCAATGGCAAGCTGCTGCGCACCATTGAGGGCGAAGACGTACACTACGGCGAGTATACCTCGTTTACGTACGAATTGCCCGAGGCCGACCTGCACCTGGCCAACCGCCTCACCGTGCGCATTGCCGACACGATGGATGCCGAAACCACCCGCGGCAAGCAGGAATCGCACGTGTATAAGCGCGGCGGCATCTGGTATCAGACGCACTCGGGCGCCGTGCGCTCGGTGTGGCTCGAAGCCGTGGAGCGCAACCGCCTGCGCTCCAGAGTGGGCGTGGTGAGCACCATCGAGGACCAGTTGGTGCGCTTCAACCTCACCATTCGCATCCACGATGCGGGCGACTACACTGTGCGCCTGCAAGTATTCGAGCCCGACGCGGCACCTACCGATGCCCCGCTGGCTAGCTCCGATTTTCCCATGCGGCTAGCCGCCGGCCAGCAAGAGCAGCGCTTTTCGCTGGAGGTGCCCGGCGCCGAGGTGTGGTGCCCCGAGAATCCGCACCGCTACCGCCTCGTGGCCCAGCTCATTGACAGCACCAACTACTCGGCTCAGATTGAAGCCCGCTTCGGCCTGCGCAAGATTGAGGCGCGCGGCCGCAAGGTGTATCTGAATAACGAGCCGATTTATCTCGACGGTATTCTTTACCAGCCGGGCACGGCCACCTTCGCCGAGATGCAGCGCCACATGCACGCCATGAAAAAGCTGGGCTGCAACCTCGTGCGGGTGCACATCGCCGGCATCGACCCGCGCATCTACAACCTGGCCGACGAGCTAGGCCTGCTGCTGTGGGTAGAGGTGCCCAGCCCGCACAGCAGCACGCCCCGCAGCCGCGAAAACCACCGCGCCGAGCTGCTGCGCATGCTCAGCCTCATGGAAACGCACCCCAGCATCATCATCTGGAGCCTCTACAACGAGGATTGGGGCGCCCAGGACATTGCCACCAACCCGGCCACCCAGCGCTACATCGTGCAGATGTACAACTTCATGCAGCTGGCTCACCCGCAGTTTCTGGTGATTGACAACGACGGCTGGCACCACATTTCCGACCGGGGCGCCCTCAAGAGCGACCTGCTCACCGCCCACCTCTACACCCCCGACCTGGGCCGCTGGCGCGAGCTGCTCGACCGCCTCATCCACGGCGAGCTGGAGGGCACCGCCGCCTTCCCGCTCGTGGTGGGCGACCCTTACTTCTACCGCGGCCAGCGCCCGCTGCTCGTGAGCGAGTGGGGCGGCTTCGGCTTCAGTGACTATGGCGGCCCCGCCGATGCCGAGGCCCGCACCAACAGCATCCGCGACTTCAAGCGCGAGCTGCGCGCTAGGCCCATCGCGGGCGACGTCTACACCCAGGCCACTAACATCGAGGACGAGCGCAACGGCCTCATCGGCTTCCACTCAGGCGAGCTGGAGGTGCCGGCCGGTTTGCTGCACTCGGAGCCGGGGCAGCCGGGATAG